One Ostrinia nubilalis chromosome 6, ilOstNubi1.1, whole genome shotgun sequence genomic region harbors:
- the LOC135072657 gene encoding stearoyl-CoA desaturase 5-like isoform X1: protein MAKSSEVEDNATLNSEIIPKKIDKENRSQTISVYDQIRPKNEGSFMSTVREWEKMAGFKTPIVWINTIAISLAHALVLVSVYFLIIDGRYYPKWQTIVFQCLSIVLTTFGIGAGAHRLWSHRAYKAKLPLQIILVIGYTMAGMNDLYQWVRDHRVHHKFSETSADPHDANRGFFFAHVGWLMTKKHPDVIREGKQVDMSDIDNNPLIQFHLKYFQVLRLFFCLILPVVIPAVFWDERVSVAFFAQVLKYMAMLHGTWSVNSFAHLYGNRPYNSKIMPRENWVVSFFVLGEGWHNYHHTFPWDYKAAELAFPFNGTTNLLDLFAKIGWAYELRVAPPSLIEKVAKTKGDLSYHKE, encoded by the exons ATGGCCAAGTCATCCGAAGTAGAAGATAACGCTACTTTGAACTCTGAAATTATCCCTAAAAAAATAGATAAAGAAAATCGAAGCCAGACGATCAGCGTCTACGATCAAATAAGGCCCAAAAACGAGGGCTCGTTCATGTCCACTGTGAGAGAATGGGAAAAGATGGCTGGCTTCAAGACTCCAATAGTGTGGATCAACACCATAGCAATCTCCCTCGCCCATGCTCTAGTACTAGTGTCAgtctattttttaattattgacgGTCGTTATTATCCGAAATGGCAGACTATTGTATTTC AGTGCTTATCAATTGTGTTGACCACCTTCGGCATCGGCGCCGGTGCTCACAGGCTCTGGAGCCATCGCGCCTACAAAGCGAAGCTTCCTTTACAAATCATATTAGTGATAGGCTACACCATGGCTGGAATG AACGACCTGTACCAGTGGGTGCGCGACCACCGCGTGCACCACAAGTTCTCCGAGACGTCTGCCGACCCTCACGACGCCAACAGAGGCTTCTTCTTCGCCCACGTCGGCTGGCTGATGACGAAGAAGCACCCTGATGTAATCCGCGAGGGTAAACAAGTCGATATGAGTGATATTGACAACAACCCATTAATTCAATTTCATCTGAA GTACTTTCAGGTGCTGAGACTTTTCTTCTGCCTAATATTACCGGTCGTTATCCCGGCTGTGTTTTGGGACGAGCGCGTGTCTGTTGCGTTCTTTGCACAAGTCCTGAAATACATGGCCATGCTTCACGGCACATGGTCTGTAAACAGCTTTGCACACCTGTATGGCAACCGACCCTATAACAG CAAAATAATGCCTCGAGAAAACTGGGTGGTATCTTTTTTTGTCCTTGGCGAAGGCTGGCACAACTACCACCACACGTTCCCGTGGGACTACAAGGCGGCCGAGCTGGCCTTCCCTTTCAACGGAACCACGAACCTGCTGGATTTGTTCGCCAAAATTGGCTGGGCCTACGAACTGAGAGTGGCGCCACCATCTCTGATAGAAAAAGTTGCAAAGACTAAGGGCGACCTAAGTTATCACAAAGAGTAA
- the LOC135072657 gene encoding acyl-CoA Delta-9 desaturase-like isoform X2 — translation MAKSSEVEDNATLNSEIIPKKIDKENRSQTISVYDQIRPKNEGSFMSTVREWEKMAGFKTPIVWINTIAISLAHALVLVSVYFLIIDGRYYPKWQTIVFQCLSIVLTTFGIGAGAHRLWSHRAYKAKLPLQIILVIGYTMAGMNDLYQWVRDHRVHHKFSETSADPHDANRGFFFAHVGWLMTKKHPDVIREGKQVDMSDIDNNPLIQFHLNKIMPRENWVVSFFVLGEGWHNYHHTFPWDYKAAELAFPFNGTTNLLDLFAKIGWAYELRVAPPSLIEKVAKTKGDLSYHKE, via the exons ATGGCCAAGTCATCCGAAGTAGAAGATAACGCTACTTTGAACTCTGAAATTATCCCTAAAAAAATAGATAAAGAAAATCGAAGCCAGACGATCAGCGTCTACGATCAAATAAGGCCCAAAAACGAGGGCTCGTTCATGTCCACTGTGAGAGAATGGGAAAAGATGGCTGGCTTCAAGACTCCAATAGTGTGGATCAACACCATAGCAATCTCCCTCGCCCATGCTCTAGTACTAGTGTCAgtctattttttaattattgacgGTCGTTATTATCCGAAATGGCAGACTATTGTATTTC AGTGCTTATCAATTGTGTTGACCACCTTCGGCATCGGCGCCGGTGCTCACAGGCTCTGGAGCCATCGCGCCTACAAAGCGAAGCTTCCTTTACAAATCATATTAGTGATAGGCTACACCATGGCTGGAATG AACGACCTGTACCAGTGGGTGCGCGACCACCGCGTGCACCACAAGTTCTCCGAGACGTCTGCCGACCCTCACGACGCCAACAGAGGCTTCTTCTTCGCCCACGTCGGCTGGCTGATGACGAAGAAGCACCCTGATGTAATCCGCGAGGGTAAACAAGTCGATATGAGTGATATTGACAACAACCCATTAATTCAATTTCATCTGAA CAAAATAATGCCTCGAGAAAACTGGGTGGTATCTTTTTTTGTCCTTGGCGAAGGCTGGCACAACTACCACCACACGTTCCCGTGGGACTACAAGGCGGCCGAGCTGGCCTTCCCTTTCAACGGAACCACGAACCTGCTGGATTTGTTCGCCAAAATTGGCTGGGCCTACGAACTGAGAGTGGCGCCACCATCTCTGATAGAAAAAGTTGCAAAGACTAAGGGCGACCTAAGTTATCACAAAGAGTAA